In one Desulfatiglans sp. genomic region, the following are encoded:
- a CDS encoding nucleotidyltransferase family protein, protein MKIKVTNKEELIKRIIEQQEQFAFYGVTNIGLLRSFVRGEQTTLSDIDILIEFAPEKHTFDNFMDVSFLLEDILGRKIDVVTPEGLSPHIGPHILKEVELVPIVA, encoded by the coding sequence ATGAAAATCAAGGTAACCAATAAAGAAGAGCTGATTAAACGTATTATAGAACAGCAGGAGCAGTTTGCTTTTTATGGCGTTACAAATATCGGGCTTCTTAGGTCATTTGTACGAGGCGAGCAGACTACATTGAGCGATATCGATATCCTCATAGAATTTGCGCCTGAAAAACATACCTTTGATAATTTTATGGACGTTTCTTTCCTCCTCGAAGATATTTTAGGCCGAAAAATAGATGTCGTTACACCGGAAGGTCTCAGTCCGCACATAGGTCCCCATATTTTAAAGGAGGTAGAGCTTGTCCCTATCGTCGCTTGA